In Streptomyces sp. SN-593, a single genomic region encodes these proteins:
- a CDS encoding gas vesicle protein — MAETRARQSRPSSRRPATRTERVSDAQDAAARASRGLGKLIQRPTEGCSAVAPLEEGGWRVSVDVVEVARVPDTTSLLATYEVELSEDGSLRSYRRVHRYRRGAVDE; from the coding sequence ATGGCAGAGACACGTGCCCGGCAGTCCCGCCCGTCCTCCCGCCGGCCCGCCACCCGCACCGAGCGGGTGAGCGATGCGCAGGACGCGGCCGCGCGGGCCTCCCGCGGCCTCGGCAAGCTGATCCAGCGCCCGACCGAAGGCTGTTCGGCGGTCGCACCCCTGGAGGAGGGCGGCTGGCGCGTCAGCGTGGACGTGGTCGAGGTCGCCCGCGTCCCGGACACCACCAGTCTGCTCGCGACGTACGAGGTCGAGCTCTCCGAGGACGGTTCGCTCCGCAGCTACCGCCGTGTCCACAGATACCGGCGCGGCGCCGTCGACGAGTGA
- the gvpJ gene encoding gas vesicle protein GvpJ, translated as MTVIADDVVCAPRAGTLYDVLDLILDRGMVIDVFVRVSLVGIEILKIDARIVVASVDTYLRFAEACNRLNLESDSTSRTVPELFGGASAAVGRTGAKKAARSVGDKVKGALGVGDDEDQDEEDTDEEEKEPERPRRRTSARRSTSRARHHDEED; from the coding sequence GTGACCGTCATAGCCGATGACGTCGTCTGTGCCCCTCGTGCGGGCACCCTTTACGACGTTCTGGACCTCATCCTCGACCGGGGCATGGTCATCGATGTCTTCGTCAGGGTCTCGCTGGTCGGGATCGAGATCCTCAAGATCGACGCACGCATCGTCGTGGCCAGCGTGGACACCTACCTGCGCTTCGCCGAGGCGTGCAACCGCCTGAACCTGGAGAGCGACTCCACCAGCCGGACTGTCCCGGAACTCTTCGGGGGGGCCTCCGCCGCCGTGGGCAGGACCGGTGCCAAGAAGGCGGCCCGGTCGGTGGGCGACAAGGTCAAGGGAGCCCTCGGCGTCGGAGACGACGAGGACCAGGACGAGGAGGACACCGACGAGGAGGAGAAGGAACCGGAGCGGCCGCGGCGCCGGACCTCGGCCCGCCGCTCCACCAGCCGCGCACGGCACCACGACGAGGAGGACTGA
- a CDS encoding GvpL/GvpF family gas vesicle protein encodes MSTYVYAVTGADVSLPRGVHGIGDPPARLRALVAGRLAAVVSAAPPRLRAYRRDLQAHQNALLALADGGPVLPARFGVVAEDEDAVVARLRTEAEGYGAALARVAGRVELNLKVSPVESGLADLVREDAEVRRLREEARRRPGYDTSVRLGEVVAAGLRRRAEAVAREAVAALTALADETRPGPDVPGCVLNTSFLVAADRADGCRTAVDALAGRHAASAGLRLTGPLPCYSFSDVPTLAEI; translated from the coding sequence GTGAGCACCTACGTCTACGCGGTGACCGGAGCCGACGTGTCCCTGCCGCGCGGGGTGCACGGCATCGGCGACCCGCCGGCCCGGCTGCGGGCGCTCGTGGCAGGGCGGCTGGCCGCCGTGGTCAGCGCCGCCCCGCCGCGGCTGCGCGCCTACCGCAGGGACCTGCAGGCCCACCAGAACGCCCTGCTCGCTCTCGCGGACGGCGGCCCGGTGCTGCCCGCCCGGTTCGGCGTGGTCGCCGAGGACGAGGACGCCGTGGTCGCCCGGTTGCGCACGGAGGCGGAGGGCTACGGCGCGGCGCTGGCCCGGGTGGCCGGCCGTGTCGAGCTCAACCTCAAGGTGTCGCCCGTCGAGTCCGGCCTGGCGGACCTGGTCCGCGAGGACGCGGAGGTCCGGAGGCTGCGGGAGGAGGCCCGGCGCAGGCCCGGCTACGACACGAGCGTGCGCCTCGGTGAGGTGGTCGCGGCGGGCCTGCGCCGGCGGGCCGAGGCGGTGGCGCGAGAGGCGGTGGCCGCCCTGACCGCGCTCGCCGACGAGACCCGGCCCGGCCCCGACGTGCCCGGCTGCGTCCTGAACACGTCCTTCCTCGTCGCCGCGGACCGCGCGGACGGCTGCCGGACCGCCGTGGACGCGCTCGCCGGCCGGCACGCCGCCAGCGCCGGTCTGCGGCTGACCGGCCCGCTGCCCTGCTACAGCTTCTCCGACGTGCCGACCCTCGCGGAGATCTGA
- a CDS encoding gas vesicle protein GvpG yields the protein MGVFTGLLLLPLAPVRGVGWVSQVLLETAEKEMYDPAVLRARLAELHRALDDGEIDAARFEAEEERLLDELERRTPRRHSAAHESGDVR from the coding sequence ATGGGCGTGTTCACCGGCCTGCTGCTCCTGCCGCTCGCCCCGGTCCGGGGCGTCGGCTGGGTCTCCCAGGTGCTGCTGGAGACGGCGGAGAAGGAGATGTACGACCCGGCCGTGCTCCGCGCCCGGCTGGCCGAGCTCCATCGGGCGCTCGACGACGGCGAGATCGACGCCGCCCGGTTCGAGGCCGAGGAGGAGCGCCTGCTCGACGAGTTGGAACGCCGCACACCCCGGCGGCACAGCGCCGCCCACGAATCGGGAGACGTTCGCTGA
- a CDS encoding SRPBCC family protein, with protein MARQSKKSDGPTGLEELREEFGRFLSGLAQGWIDKAGDKVSDVTDRLSGIGEGEGGALGIGSRVLRGESPLKAVVGQKAKDAKDKVVDTVKGAVGAGGGDEGGQGEVKAVNIVESLDVGVPLRTVYDHWTQFEDFSGFTKGVRGVSQEDDTTTTWDVKVGPSGRSWKATVQEQVPDERIVWTSEGAKGSTAGAVSFHGIGPCLTRILVVVEYTPAGFFEKTGNLWRAQGRRLRLDLKHFGRHVTLHADEEVEGWRGEIRDGEVVRSHEEGLEDDEPAEDEEAEEEEEQSEEPDEEEAEDEEDGSEEDEDDEDVKAPPRKRTRSRR; from the coding sequence ATGGCCAGGCAGAGCAAGAAGTCCGACGGCCCGACCGGGCTGGAGGAACTGCGCGAGGAGTTCGGCCGCTTCCTGTCCGGCCTGGCCCAGGGCTGGATCGACAAGGCCGGCGACAAGGTGTCCGACGTGACCGACCGGCTGTCCGGCATCGGCGAGGGCGAGGGCGGGGCGCTGGGCATCGGCAGCCGTGTCCTGCGGGGCGAGTCGCCGCTCAAGGCGGTGGTCGGGCAGAAGGCCAAGGACGCCAAGGACAAGGTCGTGGACACCGTCAAGGGCGCCGTGGGCGCCGGTGGCGGGGACGAGGGCGGACAGGGCGAGGTCAAAGCCGTCAACATCGTCGAGTCGCTCGACGTCGGAGTCCCGTTGCGCACGGTCTACGACCACTGGACGCAGTTCGAGGACTTCAGCGGATTCACCAAAGGGGTGCGCGGAGTCTCCCAGGAGGACGACACCACCACCACGTGGGACGTCAAGGTCGGTCCGTCCGGCCGGAGTTGGAAGGCGACGGTCCAGGAGCAGGTCCCGGACGAGCGGATCGTGTGGACGTCCGAGGGCGCGAAGGGAAGCACGGCCGGCGCCGTCAGCTTCCACGGGATCGGTCCCTGCCTGACCCGCATCCTCGTGGTCGTCGAGTACACCCCCGCCGGGTTCTTCGAGAAGACCGGCAACCTCTGGCGCGCCCAGGGCCGGCGGCTCCGCCTGGACCTCAAGCACTTCGGCCGCCACGTCACCCTGCACGCCGACGAGGAGGTCGAGGGCTGGCGCGGCGAGATCCGCGACGGCGAGGTCGTCCGCTCCCACGAGGAGGGGCTGGAGGACGACGAGCCCGCCGAGGACGAGGAGGCCGAAGAAGAGGAGGAGCAGAGCGAGGAGCCGGACGAAGAGGAGGCCGAGGACGAGGAGGACGGGAGCGAAGAGGACGAGGACGACGAGGACGTCAAGGCGCCACCTCGCAAGCGCACCCGGAGCCGGCGGTGA
- a CDS encoding gas vesicle protein, translating to MTAPLDFPAESDPSTYHSPSTANLADILERILDKGIVIAGDIKIDLLDIELLTIRLRLFISSVETAKKAGIDWWETDPALSSRAAENALARENKELRAQLAELEAHDERPSGRARSKDTA from the coding sequence GTGACGGCGCCGCTCGACTTTCCCGCCGAGTCCGACCCCTCCACCTACCACTCCCCTTCGACGGCCAACCTCGCCGACATCCTCGAACGCATCCTGGACAAGGGCATCGTGATCGCCGGCGACATCAAGATCGACCTGCTGGACATCGAACTGCTCACCATCCGGCTGCGGCTGTTCATCTCGTCGGTCGAGACGGCGAAGAAGGCCGGCATCGACTGGTGGGAGACCGATCCCGCCCTCTCCTCCCGCGCGGCCGAGAACGCCCTGGCCCGGGAGAACAAGGAACTCCGGGCCCAGCTCGCCGAGTTGGAGGCCCACGACGAGCGGCCTTCCGGACGCGCACGGTCCAAGGACACCGCATGA
- a CDS encoding GvpL/GvpF family gas vesicle protein, protein MSATDRGPAAYAPAAGAAATCVFAVRRSGDPGALAGRTGHAGGGPLRLLPLAGSLWAVVQSVPAAEFTQEALRQRLADPLVLENCARSHHAVITAAAEDGPVVPLPLATLFTDERRAVDVLDQQRSHLVGVLDRLTGRAEWAVKVHIGRPAEARAPARSAPRAVGDRTGADAATGTGAGTGAGADADAGAAYLTRVRGRERDRRAWQDATLHVAQQVHDTAAALAVAAVRRTPHGPRITGPERHQVLNAAFLVDDARAEELATAVRALHGAFPGLDVHIDVSGPWVPYSFTEGRRP, encoded by the coding sequence ATGAGCGCCACCGACCGGGGTCCCGCGGCGTACGCGCCGGCCGCGGGCGCGGCAGCGACCTGCGTCTTCGCCGTCCGGCGCAGTGGAGATCCCGGCGCGCTGGCGGGCCGGACCGGGCACGCGGGCGGCGGACCGTTGCGCCTGCTCCCGCTGGCCGGGTCGTTGTGGGCGGTCGTGCAGAGCGTGCCCGCCGCGGAGTTCACGCAGGAGGCGCTGCGCCAACGGCTGGCGGACCCGCTCGTGCTGGAGAACTGCGCGCGCAGCCACCATGCCGTGATCACCGCGGCCGCCGAGGACGGGCCGGTCGTGCCCCTGCCCCTGGCCACCCTCTTCACGGACGAACGGCGCGCCGTCGACGTCCTCGACCAGCAGCGGTCCCACCTCGTCGGCGTGCTCGACCGGCTGACGGGGCGCGCCGAATGGGCCGTCAAGGTGCACATCGGGCGCCCTGCCGAGGCGCGGGCGCCGGCGAGGAGCGCCCCGCGGGCCGTCGGCGACCGAACCGGTGCCGATGCCGCAACCGGTACCGGAGCCGGTACCGGTGCCGGTGCCGATGCCGATGCCGGAGCCGCGTACCTCACCCGCGTGCGGGGGCGCGAACGCGACCGTCGGGCATGGCAGGACGCGACCCTGCACGTCGCCCAACAGGTCCACGACACCGCGGCCGCCCTCGCGGTGGCCGCGGTGCGCCGTACCCCGCACGGCCCCCGGATCACCGGACCGGAGCGGCACCAGGTCCTGAACGCCGCGTTCCTCGTGGACGACGCCCGGGCGGAGGAGCTGGCCACGGCGGTGCGGGCCCTGCACGGCGCCTTTCCGGGCCTCGACGTGCACATCGACGTCTCCGGTCCCTGGGTCCCCTACTCCTTCACGGAAGGGAGACGGCCGTGA
- a CDS encoding gas vesicle protein has translation MTAPVEPVPWLGPDSGAPLGVPLVDLLDRVLATGVVISGDLVIAIAEVPLVRLSLHALLASVSERVPAPWSDGGPL, from the coding sequence GTGACCGCCCCCGTCGAGCCGGTCCCCTGGCTGGGCCCCGACAGCGGTGCCCCGCTGGGTGTCCCGCTCGTGGACCTGCTCGACCGTGTCCTGGCGACCGGGGTCGTGATCAGCGGCGATCTCGTCATCGCCATCGCCGAGGTCCCCCTCGTCCGGCTCTCGCTGCACGCCCTGCTCGCCTCCGTCAGCGAACGGGTCCCCGCCCCCTGGAGCGACGGGGGGCCGCTGTGA
- a CDS encoding gas vesicle protein K produces the protein MSGPTVDLDPDNAARDLVSLVLTLVELVRQLLERQAVRRLDQDDLTPDQEERLGLALMRLDEAMTELCAHHGLRREDLNLHLGPLGPLLAEDPW, from the coding sequence GTGAGCGGACCCACCGTCGATCTCGACCCGGACAACGCCGCACGCGACCTCGTGTCCCTCGTGCTGACACTCGTCGAGCTCGTCCGCCAACTCCTCGAACGCCAGGCCGTGCGCCGCCTGGACCAGGACGACCTCACCCCGGACCAGGAGGAGCGGCTCGGCCTCGCCCTCATGCGGCTGGACGAGGCGATGACGGAACTGTGCGCGCACCACGGCCTGCGCCGCGAGGACCTGAACCTCCACCTCGGCCCCCTGGGGCCGCTGCTCGCCGAAGACCCGTGGTGA